A genomic window from Methylorubrum extorquens includes:
- the sdhD gene encoding succinate dehydrogenase, hydrophobic membrane anchor protein → MSQVDNRQNTALSMRTPRARVKGLGASGHGAGHFWLQRLTGASNALLMLAFVVIIALMAGRTYPQAVALVSHPLVAIILILAVVSVTIHMRLGMQTVIEDYVHSHGLKFAALIANTFYAVAVAAACLYAILRVSLGGLA, encoded by the coding sequence ATGTCCCAGGTCGACAACCGCCAGAACACCGCGCTCTCCATGCGCACGCCCCGCGCCCGAGTGAAGGGGCTGGGCGCATCGGGCCACGGCGCCGGCCATTTCTGGCTGCAGCGCCTGACCGGCGCCTCGAACGCGCTCCTGATGCTCGCCTTCGTCGTCATCATCGCGCTGATGGCCGGGCGGACCTACCCGCAGGCCGTCGCGCTGGTGTCGCACCCGCTCGTTGCGATCATCCTGATCCTGGCCGTGGTGTCGGTGACGATCCACATGCGTCTGGGCATGCAGACGGTCATCGAGGACTACGTGCACAGCCACGGCCTCAAGTTCGCGGCGCTCATCGCCAACACCTTCTACGCGGTCGCGGTGGCCGCCGCCTGCCTCTACGCGATCCTCCGCGTGAGCCTGGGCGGCCTCGCCTGA